One part of the Bacillus sp. FJAT-45350 genome encodes these proteins:
- a CDS encoding phage portal protein produces the protein MAKWYKTFVGEMSKLRNRVTNLLGWNIVGTWSNPYSLDSSKVDYKLARSLYDNTNDEYKLGAGFVKPVVNTATSFIGVPTFRSKDELVEEELQSFVERNRSRMLRSERNALRDGDCYVWLTRERAADRTLYPEDQERIVYNILPPDMVKDIVLDPITGDPTEYILQSEHEWEDERENKKRYTLTQKIRAGLRKVEAEGEYPEDLQLGEIITPWDFIPIVHFKNESDEHEKFGKSEMESIEPFLKAYHDVMHHAITGSKMHSTPKMKLKVKDVRAFLLNNFGVNDPVKFAKEGGAINLEGRELIFVGSEEDVEFIEVRSATGDAKLLLQLLFYCIVDTSETPEFAFGVHTPSSFSSVKEQMPILVRKVQRKREQFAEPWQRMARIVLAMKSHGENMRFSTYATELEWDEVDPRDSKELADEIETVVRALVQGLNAGLISIEAAVDFLSQYIDTMGSYEENEDGNGSEKDKLMKTKLMLMRLEDSQFLEEQKNKIDELLSR, from the coding sequence ATGGCTAAGTGGTATAAAACATTTGTAGGAGAAATGTCTAAGCTACGTAATCGCGTTACTAACCTCTTAGGTTGGAATATTGTTGGTACGTGGTCAAATCCCTACTCATTAGATTCAAGTAAAGTAGACTATAAGTTAGCTAGAAGTTTATATGACAATACTAATGATGAATATAAGCTGGGCGCAGGCTTTGTTAAACCAGTTGTGAACACTGCCACCTCTTTTATTGGTGTTCCTACTTTTCGTAGTAAGGACGAGTTAGTCGAGGAGGAACTTCAATCCTTCGTAGAGAGAAACCGCTCACGAATGTTGAGGAGTGAAAGGAATGCCCTAAGAGACGGAGATTGTTATGTTTGGTTAACTAGGGAAAGAGCAGCAGACAGAACGCTATATCCAGAAGACCAAGAGCGAATAGTTTATAACATTCTTCCGCCTGACATGGTAAAGGATATTGTATTAGACCCAATAACAGGTGATCCTACAGAATATATTCTGCAATCGGAACATGAGTGGGAAGATGAGCGTGAAAATAAGAAGCGCTACACCTTAACTCAAAAGATACGAGCTGGTTTGAGAAAGGTAGAAGCGGAAGGAGAATACCCAGAGGATTTACAATTAGGTGAGATAATTACACCATGGGATTTTATACCCATAGTTCACTTTAAAAATGAATCAGATGAGCATGAAAAGTTCGGCAAGAGTGAAATGGAGTCAATCGAACCCTTTTTAAAGGCTTATCATGATGTTATGCACCACGCTATTACAGGCTCTAAGATGCATAGCACTCCAAAGATGAAATTAAAGGTAAAAGACGTTAGAGCGTTTCTCCTTAATAATTTCGGCGTTAATGACCCTGTTAAGTTTGCCAAAGAAGGTGGGGCAATTAACCTAGAGGGTAGGGAACTTATCTTTGTTGGAAGTGAAGAAGATGTTGAATTTATAGAAGTTAGAAGTGCAACTGGTGACGCTAAGCTGTTACTCCAGTTGCTTTTTTATTGCATTGTAGACACTTCTGAAACGCCTGAATTTGCATTTGGTGTTCACACCCCTTCGTCTTTTTCTTCGGTAAAAGAGCAAATGCCTATTCTGGTACGTAAGGTACAACGAAAGAGGGAACAGTTTGCAGAACCATGGCAACGTATGGCACGTATTGTTCTTGCCATGAAATCTCATGGAGAAAATATGAGATTTTCAACCTATGCTACTGAATTGGAATGGGATGAAGTGGATCCGCGTGATTCTAAAGAGCTTGCTGATGAAATTGAAACAGTAGTTAGAGCTCTAGTCCAAGGATTAAACGCGGGATTAATTAGTATTGAAGCAGCAGTAGACTTCTTGTCACAATACATTGACACCATGGGTAGTTATGAAGAAAACGAGGATGGGAACGGAAGCGAAAAAGATAAACTAATGAAAACAAAGCTTATGCTTATGAGGTTAGAAGATTCGCAGTTTCTAGAGGAACAGAAAAATAAAATCGATGAGTTGCTGAGTAGGTGA
- a CDS encoding PBSX family phage terminase large subunit, protein MTTVKKRKPAPFKFKPFSKKQIQVLTWWRPRSPVNHYDAVICDGSVRAGKTVVMSLSYVLWGMDTFHEENLGMSGKTIGALRRNVITPLKRMLKARGYKIKDHRADNYLTISKGSRINYFYVFGGKDESSQDLIQGITLAGMFFDEVALMPKSFVDQATARCSVSGSKYWFNCNPSGPFHWFKLEWLDNLKEKRALHLHFTMKDNLSLEKETIDRYYRLYKGVFFKRYILGLWVMAEGVIYDMFLEDEHVIDEWPQQIKEYQVTIDYGTKNPTAFILQGILYSEEGQRIYYNLKEYYYDGRATGSQKTDSQYYKDLVEFCQGYTDKVIIDPSAASFITEIRDGGILRVLEAKNDVLDGIRTVASTIAEGRNYTHRDCKNLLRERFSYVWDEKAAERGEDKPVKQNDHAMDAERYGIYTLESDSGLKVSGDAASLLRGVRVYG, encoded by the coding sequence ATGACGACTGTCAAGAAACGTAAACCTGCTCCTTTTAAATTCAAGCCTTTCTCCAAGAAGCAGATTCAAGTCCTAACTTGGTGGCGTCCTAGATCGCCTGTCAATCATTACGATGCAGTTATTTGTGACGGCAGTGTTCGTGCGGGTAAGACAGTGGTAATGTCGTTATCATATGTCCTTTGGGGAATGGACACTTTTCACGAAGAAAATTTAGGTATGTCAGGCAAAACAATTGGTGCGCTAAGACGTAATGTTATCACACCTTTAAAAAGAATGTTGAAAGCGCGTGGTTATAAGATAAAAGACCATCGAGCAGATAACTACCTGACAATTAGTAAAGGAAGTCGAATTAATTATTTTTATGTATTTGGTGGTAAGGATGAAAGTAGTCAGGATTTAATTCAAGGTATTACATTAGCTGGTATGTTTTTTGATGAAGTGGCTTTAATGCCTAAATCCTTTGTAGACCAAGCGACTGCGCGGTGTTCAGTTTCAGGTTCAAAGTATTGGTTTAACTGCAACCCCTCTGGACCATTTCATTGGTTTAAGCTTGAATGGCTAGATAACCTTAAGGAAAAGAGAGCATTACACTTACATTTTACCATGAAGGACAATCTTTCTTTAGAGAAGGAAACCATTGATAGGTACTACCGCTTGTACAAAGGAGTGTTCTTCAAAAGGTATATTCTAGGTCTGTGGGTTATGGCGGAGGGCGTTATATATGACATGTTCCTCGAGGATGAGCATGTCATTGACGAATGGCCACAGCAAATTAAAGAATATCAGGTAACGATTGATTACGGTACTAAGAACCCTACGGCATTTATTTTGCAAGGGATTCTTTATAGTGAGGAAGGGCAGAGAATCTACTACAATTTGAAAGAATACTATTATGATGGTCGAGCAACAGGAAGCCAAAAAACTGATAGTCAGTATTACAAAGATTTAGTAGAGTTCTGCCAGGGTTACACTGATAAAGTGATTATAGATCCATCAGCTGCTTCTTTTATTACCGAAATAAGAGATGGCGGAATACTAAGAGTCCTTGAAGCAAAGAACGATGTACTTGATGGTATTCGGACAGTTGCCTCTACAATAGCAGAGGGGAGAAATTATACCCATAGAGATTGTAAGAACCTACTTAGGGAGCGTTTTTCATATGTTTGGGATGAAAAAGCTGCTGAACGTGGGGAAGATAAACCAGTAAAGCAAAATGATCATGCTATGGATGCTGAGAGATATGGCATTTATACTTTGGAATCAGATTCAGGATTAAAAGTAAGTGGAGATGCAGCTTCATTGTTAAGGGGGGTGAGAGTATATGGCTAA
- a CDS encoding terminase small subunit: protein MARPRDPRRDEAKQIWLKSNGKKKLKDIASELGCSDSQIRKWKNQDKWEQQLNGNVTKSKGNVTKSESPSKKETRPIEVDESLQGNDLTDKQRLFCMYYIKYFNATKAYRKAYDCAYSTAMVNGSNLLRNTKVRGEIDCLKEEQAKGIMLDAQFILQKYIDIALADITDFATFGKREQPVIGMYGPVKDEDGNVLTEEVSYVEFKESVEVDGTIITEVKQGKDGISVKLADKMKALDKLAQYFDLFPDEFKRKIENEKLEISKEKLALDKAKVMGDDEEYEDDGFIEALDGKLEEVWDDDDCQET from the coding sequence ATGGCTAGACCTCGAGACCCAAGAAGAGACGAAGCCAAACAGATATGGCTAAAAAGCAATGGCAAAAAAAAATTAAAAGACATCGCTAGTGAATTAGGTTGTTCGGATTCGCAGATTAGAAAGTGGAAGAATCAAGATAAATGGGAGCAGCAATTGAATGGTAACGTTACTAAATCAAAAGGTAACGTTACTAAAAGTGAATCACCCTCCAAAAAAGAGACAAGACCAATAGAAGTTGACGAGTCTTTGCAAGGTAATGACCTTACCGATAAGCAAAGGCTTTTTTGTATGTATTACATTAAGTATTTCAACGCTACTAAGGCTTATCGAAAAGCGTATGATTGTGCGTATTCTACTGCTATGGTTAACGGAAGTAATTTACTTAGGAATACTAAGGTAAGAGGCGAAATCGACTGCCTAAAAGAAGAACAAGCAAAGGGTATAATGTTGGACGCTCAGTTCATACTCCAAAAGTACATTGACATAGCCCTTGCTGATATAACTGACTTTGCTACATTTGGGAAGCGTGAGCAACCAGTTATAGGCATGTACGGACCCGTCAAGGATGAGGATGGGAATGTGCTAACAGAAGAAGTAAGTTATGTTGAGTTTAAGGAATCGGTTGAAGTTGATGGAACAATCATTACTGAGGTTAAGCAAGGAAAAGATGGTATATCTGTTAAGTTAGCAGATAAAATGAAAGCTCTCGATAAATTGGCTCAATATTTCGACCTGTTTCCAGATGAGTTCAAACGTAAAATTGAGAATGAAAAGCTAGAAATTTCTAAAGAAAAGCTTGCATTGGATAAAGCTAAGGTAATGGGTGACGATGAAGAGTATGAAGATGATGGTTTTATTGAAGCATTAGATGGCAAGCTAGAAGAGGTGTGGGACGATGACGACTGTCAAGAAACGTAA
- a CDS encoding sigma factor-like helix-turn-helix DNA-binding protein produces the protein MDDLIMSYKQSLKKIRTAYQNASEEDKTYLSSMASDLEYSLEWMKTGRRPGNTRGVERLAAYQREKALDPLLMQNFYRSVEQEEKEDVITDFDKMRIEDALSVLTTREKEMYVMSRGQMISYERIASMLVVSKSTVQTTVERAERKIAEQISCSLFSFVG, from the coding sequence TTGGATGATTTAATTATGAGTTATAAGCAATCTTTAAAAAAGATTAGAACTGCATATCAGAATGCTTCTGAAGAGGACAAAACATACTTATCTTCAATGGCGAGTGACTTAGAGTACTCATTAGAATGGATGAAAACAGGGAGACGGCCTGGGAACACGCGAGGTGTTGAAAGGTTAGCTGCATATCAAAGGGAGAAGGCACTTGATCCTTTGTTGATGCAAAATTTTTATCGAAGTGTAGAACAAGAAGAAAAAGAAGATGTCATAACGGATTTTGACAAAATGCGAATAGAGGATGCCCTATCTGTACTGACAACTAGGGAAAAAGAGATGTATGTGATGTCGAGGGGGCAGATGATTTCATATGAACGGATTGCCAGCATGTTAGTTGTTTCTAAGAGCACAGTTCAAACAACTGTTGAGCGCGCAGAAAGGAAAATTGCAGAACAAATTTCATGTAGCCTCTTCTCTTTTGTGGGATGA
- a CDS encoding DUF3797 domain-containing protein yields the protein MNINDSMELMRKYNTCPECGSDKVGNGEGALIIEDNVFERSCKCGWKVIEDKRIKCMAYMTTKRKGKTDGVYEVKIDNRHKYLPLNELKEKAGVSRVTQGKKIEQWLNTKEGRKWAKEVKEASIW from the coding sequence GTGAACATAAATGATTCAATGGAATTGATGAGAAAGTATAATACTTGTCCTGAGTGTGGTAGTGACAAAGTAGGGAATGGCGAAGGTGCATTAATTATCGAGGATAACGTTTTTGAACGTTCGTGTAAATGCGGGTGGAAAGTAATTGAAGATAAAAGAATTAAGTGCATGGCTTACATGACTACTAAAAGAAAAGGAAAAACAGATGGTGTGTACGAGGTAAAGATAGATAATAGACATAAATATTTACCTCTGAATGAATTAAAAGAAAAAGCAGGAGTTAGCCGTGTTACTCAAGGTAAGAAAATTGAACAATGGCTAAATACAAAAGAAGGGCGAAAATGGGCTAAAGAAGTAAAAGAAGCAAGTATATGGTAA
- a CDS encoding DUF1064 domain-containing protein: MQRQKQLYRQNKYGNKKVVLDGHRFDSKKEAHYYAELKLRKMAGEVTAIELQPTFELQPTYKKNGKTIRAIKYVADFRVTYSDGRVEIVDVKGKKTKEYLLKKKLFEYKFPELKIIEV; this comes from the coding sequence ATGCAGCGACAAAAACAGCTCTATAGACAAAATAAATACGGGAATAAAAAAGTGGTGTTAGATGGGCATAGGTTTGATAGCAAAAAGGAAGCTCATTATTACGCTGAGCTAAAACTACGGAAAATGGCAGGGGAAGTGACTGCAATAGAGTTACAACCCACGTTCGAATTACAACCTACATACAAGAAGAACGGAAAAACGATTCGAGCGATAAAATATGTTGCTGATTTTAGAGTAACGTATTCAGATGGGCGTGTGGAGATAGTTGATGTGAAAGGCAAGAAGACCAAAGAGTACTTGCTCAAGAAGAAATTGTTTGAGTATAAGTTTCCAGAATTAAAGATTATCGAGGTGTAG
- a CDS encoding DUF6011 domain-containing protein, with the protein MSTEKSEVVRCSRCGRQLRDKESISRGYGQICWAKEQEEPSLIYLLQNGPVLTEFEQYKDLYRKQVEKRWEKVVS; encoded by the coding sequence ATGAGTACTGAAAAATCAGAAGTTGTGAGGTGTAGCAGGTGCGGGAGACAACTTAGGGATAAGGAAAGTATCTCTAGAGGTTATGGGCAAATATGTTGGGCGAAAGAGCAGGAGGAACCTAGTTTAATTTATTTGTTACAGAACGGTCCTGTGCTAACAGAGTTTGAGCAATACAAAGATCTTTATCGCAAACAAGTAGAAAAGCGTTGGGAAAAGGTAGTGAGTTAA
- a CDS encoding Fur-regulated basic protein FbpA: protein MEKVNHLRYAVESEKDRIIQELISNGHTKLADGRQLYELTLSELENEMRWVNKKHKGGALK from the coding sequence ATGGAGAAAGTTAATCATTTGAGGTACGCGGTTGAATCTGAAAAAGACCGAATTATCCAAGAGTTAATTAGTAATGGACATACCAAATTAGCGGATGGTCGGCAGTTGTATGAACTTACTTTATCAGAGCTAGAAAATGAGATGCGTTGGGTTAACAAGAAACATAAAGGGGGTGCACTCAAGTGA
- a CDS encoding replicative helicase loader/inhibitor has protein sequence MNRKEIMNLLALATANFPSMQERDLKPTAVLWEKSLSDIPYNVAEKAIIKVLSTSKFFPTLAEIREAASQLTTPRTLDAIEAWGLVVQAIRRYGFYQEAKAMESLPPDVAEMVKRFTWRELCLNEEPDILRAQFRMAWETQSKRKKEMSALPTQLREVIEGLSSGMKMLEN, from the coding sequence CCGCAAATTTCCCTAGTATGCAAGAAAGAGACCTAAAGCCTACGGCGGTTTTGTGGGAAAAATCTCTCTCTGACATACCGTATAACGTCGCCGAGAAAGCAATTATCAAGGTGTTATCAACATCGAAGTTTTTCCCGACGCTAGCAGAGATAAGAGAAGCTGCGTCACAACTGACCACACCAAGAACACTCGATGCCATTGAAGCTTGGGGATTAGTTGTACAAGCTATTCGTAGATATGGTTTTTACCAAGAAGCGAAAGCGATGGAGTCGTTACCGCCTGATGTAGCAGAGATGGTAAAAAGGTTTACCTGGAGAGAACTTTGCTTGAATGAGGAGCCAGATATTTTAAGAGCACAATTTCGTATGGCGTGGGAGACACAAAGTAAGCGCAAAAAAGAAATGAGCGCATTGCCGACACAGTTGCGTGAAGTGATTGAAGGATTATCGAGTGGTATGAAAATGTTAGAAAATTAA